The following proteins are encoded in a genomic region of Variovorax paradoxus:
- a CDS encoding dTDP-4-dehydrorhamnose 3,5-epimerase family protein gives MARFSIRDTSLNGLHVVQRRKVEDSRGFFSRFFCADEIATAGFLRPISQINHTLTKRRGSVRGMHFQFPPHSEDKFVSCLRGEVFDVAVDLRKDSPTFLQWHAEILTADNDRSLLIPQGFAHGFQTLVDDVELLYLHSVPYAQSAEGGLSPTDPKLAIAWPLELTELSPRDAAHPHLTNDFDGI, from the coding sequence ATGGCTAGGTTTTCCATTCGAGATACAAGTTTGAATGGGCTTCACGTCGTGCAGCGGCGGAAAGTCGAAGATTCGCGCGGATTCTTCAGCCGATTCTTTTGCGCTGATGAAATTGCAACTGCAGGCTTCCTTCGGCCCATTTCTCAAATCAATCACACCTTGACGAAGCGCCGCGGCTCCGTGCGTGGCATGCACTTTCAGTTTCCGCCTCACTCAGAAGACAAATTCGTGAGTTGTTTGCGAGGAGAGGTGTTTGACGTTGCAGTCGACTTGCGGAAGGACTCGCCAACATTCCTTCAATGGCACGCTGAAATCCTTACTGCCGACAACGACCGCAGCTTGCTGATTCCCCAAGGGTTTGCGCATGGCTTTCAAACCCTGGTAGATGACGTCGAGTTGCTATACCTCCATTCGGTTCCTTATGCTCAATCTGCGGAAGGGGGGCTGAGCCCTACTGATCCAAAGCTTGCCATTGCGTGGCCGCTGGAGCTGACCGAGTTGTCACCTCGCGACGCAGCGCATCCTCATTTAACGAACGATTTCGATGGAATCTGA
- a CDS encoding class I SAM-dependent methyltransferase, with protein MKCRHCHSGLSLQLMDLGTSPPSNAYLRLPQLSAPEQWYPLRVLTCTKCWLIQTDDYAHYAELFSSDYAYFSSYSTSWLAHSRRYVAEVVQRFALSSESHVVEIAANDGYLLQYVREAGIPCLGVEPTASTARAARAKGLEIVEKFFGVALAEELVADGRAADLTVANNVLAHVPDVNDFVAGFAKLLKPQGVATFEFPHLMRLIEECQFDTIYHEHFSYLSLATVRRLFESNGLGIFDVTELGTHGGSLRLYAQRLDTGRRREEESVGRLLRVEADAGVETPAYYAGFQARADDIRDGLMTFLIEARRSGKRVGAYGAAAKGNTLLNYAGVRAGLLPWVVDRNPSKQGLYLPGSRIPIVSEEQLKREKPDYVLILPWNLKAEVMSQLSYVRDWGGQFVCAIPQIRIS; from the coding sequence ATGAAATGCCGCCACTGTCATTCAGGCCTTTCGCTGCAGTTGATGGATTTGGGAACATCGCCTCCCTCGAACGCGTATCTTCGCTTGCCCCAGCTCTCTGCGCCTGAACAGTGGTATCCGCTGCGTGTGTTGACCTGCACGAAGTGCTGGTTGATCCAGACGGATGACTATGCGCACTATGCGGAGCTGTTTTCCAGCGACTATGCGTATTTCAGTTCCTATTCGACAAGCTGGCTTGCACACAGCCGCCGTTATGTCGCTGAAGTTGTGCAGCGGTTTGCCCTCTCGTCGGAATCGCATGTCGTTGAGATTGCGGCAAACGATGGCTATTTGTTGCAGTACGTCCGGGAAGCAGGGATCCCGTGCCTTGGTGTGGAGCCGACCGCGAGTACAGCGCGTGCGGCGCGTGCCAAGGGGCTTGAAATTGTCGAGAAATTCTTCGGTGTGGCTCTGGCGGAAGAACTTGTTGCCGATGGCAGAGCCGCCGACCTGACTGTGGCCAACAACGTCCTTGCGCACGTTCCCGATGTCAACGATTTCGTCGCCGGTTTTGCGAAGTTGTTGAAGCCCCAAGGCGTGGCCACGTTCGAGTTCCCTCATCTGATGCGCTTGATCGAAGAATGCCAGTTCGACACGATTTATCACGAGCACTTTTCGTATCTTTCGTTGGCAACCGTGCGTCGGCTCTTCGAATCGAACGGCCTCGGGATCTTTGACGTCACAGAACTCGGCACGCATGGTGGGAGTCTGCGCCTCTACGCGCAACGGCTCGACACCGGAAGGCGTCGCGAGGAAGAAAGCGTCGGGCGGCTTCTGCGCGTCGAAGCAGACGCAGGCGTGGAGACGCCCGCCTATTACGCTGGTTTTCAAGCACGTGCGGACGATATTCGCGATGGGCTGATGACGTTCTTGATCGAAGCCAGGCGGTCTGGCAAGCGCGTGGGCGCCTATGGCGCGGCAGCCAAAGGCAATACCTTGCTCAACTACGCCGGCGTGCGCGCGGGATTGCTGCCTTGGGTCGTGGATCGCAATCCCTCCAAGCAGGGACTCTACCTCCCGGGAAGTCGGATCCCGATCGTCAGCGAGGAGCAGCTGAAGCGTGAGAAACCCGACTACGTACTCATCTTGCCGTGGAACCTCAAGGCGGAGGTGATGAGCCAGCTTTCTTATGTCCGAGATTGGGGAGGCCAGTTCGTCTGCGCTATTCCCCAGATCCGAATCTCATGA